In Vibrio sp. 10N, the following proteins share a genomic window:
- a CDS encoding ribbon-helix-helix domain-containing protein — protein MCEIYSGAETNLFELKSRSVRIDGVVTSIRLEAVFWKIIEEIAEDAEISVAEFLSRIYREVVDKRGEIGNFTSLLRVACTTYLNNGQRIEL, from the coding sequence ATGTGTGAAATCTACTCTGGTGCCGAAACCAACTTGTTTGAATTGAAGTCGCGTAGCGTGCGCATTGACGGTGTCGTCACCAGCATTCGCCTGGAAGCGGTATTTTGGAAGATCATTGAAGAGATTGCGGAGGACGCTGAGATATCGGTGGCGGAGTTTCTATCGAGGATTTATCGAGAGGTGGTCGACAAGCGAGGAGAAATCGGTAACTTCACCTCGCTACTTCGTGTCGCTTGCACCACTTATCTCAATAATGGTCAGCGTATCGAGCTCTAG
- a CDS encoding Fe(3+) ABC transporter substrate-binding protein: MKKLLTLSAIAASFAAPAMAAEEVNVYSYRQPFLVEPMFNEFTKETGIKVNVKFAKKGLAEKLAQEGEYSPADVVLTTDISRLAELTDKDVVQAVDSDVINANVPAQYRDKENEWFALTLRTRNVYSSRDRVGKLGAEFNYADLAKPEYKGKICTRSGKHPYNVSLVSSMIAHHGEAETKEWLEGVKANLARKPQGNDRAQVKAIKEGLCDVSLGNSYYLGKMVNDKEQKAWADAVYINFPNQETTGTHVNVSGMAMAKHSPNKDNALKLMEFLTGEKAQQMYAEVNYEYPVKEGVKRSELVASWGDFKADTISLDDIAGYHSAAIKLLDEVKFDL; the protein is encoded by the coding sequence ATGAAAAAACTGCTAACTCTTTCTGCAATCGCAGCAAGCTTTGCCGCTCCAGCGATGGCTGCGGAAGAAGTCAACGTTTACTCTTACCGTCAACCTTTCCTTGTTGAGCCAATGTTCAACGAGTTCACGAAAGAAACGGGCATCAAGGTTAACGTGAAGTTTGCTAAGAAAGGTTTGGCAGAGAAGCTTGCGCAAGAAGGCGAATACAGCCCAGCTGACGTTGTGCTAACAACGGATATCAGCCGTCTTGCAGAGCTAACAGACAAGGACGTAGTTCAAGCGGTAGACAGCGATGTGATTAACGCGAACGTACCTGCTCAGTACCGTGATAAAGAGAATGAGTGGTTTGCTCTGACTCTACGTACTCGTAATGTTTACTCATCTCGCGACCGTGTTGGTAAGCTAGGTGCAGAGTTCAACTATGCAGACCTTGCTAAGCCTGAGTACAAAGGCAAAATCTGTACTCGTAGCGGTAAGCACCCTTACAACGTATCTTTGGTTTCATCTATGATTGCTCACCATGGTGAAGCAGAAACTAAAGAGTGGCTAGAAGGCGTAAAAGCGAACCTAGCTCGTAAGCCACAAGGCAACGACCGCGCTCAAGTTAAAGCGATCAAAGAAGGTCTTTGTGACGTTTCTCTAGGTAACAGTTACTACCTAGGTAAAATGGTTAACGACAAAGAGCAAAAAGCGTGGGCTGATGCGGTTTACATCAACTTCCCGAATCAAGAAACCACTGGCACGCACGTTAACGTGAGTGGCATGGCAATGGCGAAACACTCGCCAAACAAAGACAATGCACTGAAGCTAATGGAGTTCCTAACAGGCGAAAAAGCGCAGCAAATGTACGCAGAAGTGAACTACGAGTACCCAGTGAAAGAAGGCGTTAAGCGTTCTGAACTTGTGGCATCTTGGGGTGACTTCAAAGCAGATACTATCTCGCTAGATGACATTGCTGGTTACCACAGCGCTGCGATCAAATTGTTAGATGAAGTTAAGTTCGACCTATAA
- a CDS encoding ABC transporter ATP-binding protein yields MTTALSIENLSCQYDDQTVLENLSLQVNQGEIVCLLGASGCGKTTLLKAIAGLLPLSAGKMTLGEREIDNGETWMPPEQRNIGMIFQDYALFPHLTVAQNVAFGLKGTPKAQQDAIVMEMLSLVHLEQFIDRYPHQLSGGQQQRVAIARSLAYKPDLLLLDEPFSNIDTQVRHELIREIRKIFKKQGVTAIFVTHSREEAFAFADKMAVMNQGVIEQYGSASELYFCPSSKFVADFLGGGSYLQAKHINDSTFDTAIGQVEAQSCALIEQGADCQLLVRPQHIQLTQSDKSTITVIEQQFMGDHCRYVVDIEGTRVLATSLEALDVGQSVAVSVDAQGIVAFA; encoded by the coding sequence ATGACCACTGCACTGTCTATCGAAAACCTATCTTGTCAGTATGACGATCAAACAGTACTTGAGAACTTGTCTCTGCAGGTTAATCAAGGGGAGATTGTTTGTTTGCTGGGCGCCAGTGGTTGCGGTAAAACAACCTTGCTAAAAGCGATCGCTGGTCTATTGCCGCTGTCTGCAGGCAAGATGACGCTGGGTGAGCGCGAGATTGATAACGGTGAAACTTGGATGCCGCCAGAGCAGCGCAACATCGGGATGATTTTCCAAGACTACGCACTGTTTCCTCATCTTACAGTAGCGCAGAACGTCGCGTTTGGTCTGAAAGGCACGCCTAAAGCGCAGCAAGATGCCATCGTGATGGAAATGTTGTCACTGGTACACCTTGAGCAGTTCATTGACCGTTACCCGCATCAACTGTCGGGTGGTCAGCAGCAGCGCGTGGCGATTGCGCGCAGCTTGGCGTATAAGCCCGACCTACTGCTACTTGATGAACCGTTTTCCAACATTGATACCCAAGTGCGTCATGAGCTGATCCGCGAGATCCGCAAAATCTTCAAAAAACAGGGTGTGACCGCGATTTTCGTAACTCACAGCCGTGAAGAAGCGTTCGCCTTTGCCGACAAAATGGCAGTGATGAACCAAGGCGTAATCGAGCAATATGGCTCGGCGTCGGAGCTCTATTTCTGCCCATCAAGCAAGTTTGTTGCCGACTTCTTAGGTGGTGGTAGCTATCTGCAAGCCAAGCATATTAACGACTCAACATTCGATACCGCTATCGGCCAAGTTGAAGCTCAGTCATGCGCCTTGATTGAGCAGGGTGCCGATTGTCAGCTCTTGGTGCGTCCGCAGCATATTCAATTGACTCAGTCAGATAAGAGTACTATTACGGTTATTGAGCAGCAGTTTATGGGTGACCATTGCCGTTATGTGGTGGACATTGAAGGCACCCGCGTATTGGCAACCTCATTAGAAGCGCTTGATGTTGGCCAAAGTGTCGCGGTGAGTGTTGATGCCCAAGGCATCGTTGCTTTTGCCTGA
- a CDS encoding P-II family nitrogen regulator codes for MKLINAIIKPFKLDDVREALADVGIEGMTVSEVKGFGRQKGHTELYRGAEYQVDFLPKVKLEIATHADNVDRVIEAITNAAQTGKIGDGKIFVYDLAQAVRIRTGEMDAEAL; via the coding sequence ATGAAACTTATTAACGCAATCATTAAACCATTCAAACTCGATGATGTAAGAGAAGCACTTGCAGATGTTGGTATCGAGGGAATGACCGTTTCTGAGGTCAAAGGATTTGGCCGTCAGAAAGGACACACAGAATTATATCGTGGTGCGGAGTACCAAGTGGACTTTCTACCGAAAGTAAAACTTGAAATCGCGACGCACGCAGACAACGTAGACCGAGTTATTGAAGCGATCACTAACGCTGCTCAAACCGGCAAGATTGGCGACGGAAAAATATTTGTGTACGACCTAGCCCAAGCAGTACGTATTCGTACGGGCGAAATGGACGCTGAAGCACTTTAA
- a CDS encoding YacL family protein, translating to MEFEFIKNSFTGEYLVRCEMGQEVIARLLQEEISTSDRTIMEITELLTQAAQFSGNEFKWQGKEISLSVVDSEVHVYENSLAFDSLMEMDEEFSVYESESHSECGLEDFRSVLEQWERFIHNR from the coding sequence ATGGAATTCGAGTTTATTAAAAACAGTTTCACAGGTGAGTACCTAGTGAGATGCGAGATGGGGCAAGAAGTGATTGCTCGTCTGCTGCAAGAAGAGATCAGTACCAGTGACCGCACCATCATGGAAATTACCGAGTTGCTCACTCAAGCTGCCCAGTTTTCGGGCAATGAGTTCAAGTGGCAAGGTAAAGAGATCTCATTAAGTGTGGTGGACTCGGAGGTTCATGTTTACGAAAATTCCTTAGCTTTTGACAGTTTAATGGAGATGGATGAAGAGTTTTCTGTTTATGAGAGTGAGAGTCATAGCGAGTGTGGACTAGAGGATTTTCGCTCGGTTTTAGAGCAATGGGAGCGTTTTATTCACAACAGGTAG
- a CDS encoding DJ-1/PfpI family protein, with protein sequence MAKVLIIAGDFVEDYELMVPFQALLMVEHQVSVVCPEKKAGDTIKTAIHDFEGDQTYTEKPGHLFTLNADFSSIDATDFDALLIPGGRAPEYLRLNSEVIELVQAFAATQKPIAAICHGAQLLAAANVIEGRTISAYPACAPEVKLAGASYADIEVTDAVTDGQFVTAPAWPAHPAWLAQFNKLLD encoded by the coding sequence ATGGCTAAGGTACTTATTATTGCAGGCGACTTTGTGGAAGATTATGAACTCATGGTGCCCTTTCAAGCACTGCTGATGGTGGAACACCAAGTCTCGGTGGTCTGCCCTGAAAAGAAAGCAGGCGACACCATTAAAACCGCGATACATGATTTTGAAGGTGACCAAACCTACACAGAAAAGCCGGGACACCTATTTACCCTCAATGCTGATTTCAGCAGTATCGATGCGACCGACTTTGATGCCCTACTCATTCCGGGCGGACGTGCACCAGAATACTTAAGACTGAACTCAGAGGTGATTGAGTTAGTACAAGCGTTCGCGGCAACGCAAAAACCGATTGCCGCAATTTGCCATGGCGCACAACTACTTGCAGCAGCTAACGTCATTGAAGGGCGCACTATCTCAGCCTATCCGGCCTGCGCCCCAGAGGTGAAACTCGCAGGCGCCAGCTACGCTGATATTGAAGTCACCGACGCAGTTACTGACGGCCAGTTTGTCACCGCACCTGCATGGCCTGCACACCCTGCTTGGTTAGCTCAATTCAACAAGCTACTCGACTAA
- a CDS encoding sugar diacid recognition domain-containing protein, giving the protein MQLNSLIAKQIVDRAKKIIDYSINVMDENGVIIGSSDPSRLHQIHEGALLAIRDNRTLEINDSVASTLSGVKKGINLPIIYDENVIGVVGISGTPEEVRSYGELVKMTAELIVEQAALMSQVQWNKRHREELLLQLIEGSSLNEGQLLSIAQRLDLDLAQPRVATVIKVIPRPGEPVTLEHLQKLVHLLEYPERDNIVGIASVSMNEIVVLKPVTIINDSWSRKEEEKRVAKLLKRIDQECDFSIQMAIGDYFPELVGIAKSYETAKATIESSHSLDGPILFYQDRKLSVLISSIKHDPWRANQLKTPIEKLITADSKGVLLKTLRTFFEQNCDLAQTCESLHIHRNTLRYRLDKIEQTTNLNINNLDEKVQLYLALKCL; this is encoded by the coding sequence ATGCAGCTTAACTCTCTCATTGCTAAACAAATTGTCGATCGTGCGAAAAAGATCATCGATTACTCTATTAACGTGATGGACGAAAATGGCGTCATCATTGGTTCAAGTGATCCCTCTAGGCTGCATCAGATCCACGAAGGCGCGCTACTGGCGATCCGCGATAACCGCACCTTAGAGATCAATGATTCCGTTGCCTCTACCCTTTCAGGGGTTAAAAAAGGCATCAATCTACCTATTATCTACGACGAGAACGTGATTGGTGTAGTGGGTATCTCTGGTACACCGGAAGAGGTGCGCAGTTATGGTGAGCTGGTCAAGATGACCGCCGAGCTTATCGTAGAACAGGCGGCCTTAATGTCGCAGGTGCAATGGAATAAACGACATCGCGAAGAGCTACTTCTACAACTAATAGAAGGCTCAAGCTTAAACGAAGGCCAATTGCTCTCCATCGCACAAAGGCTCGACCTCGACCTTGCCCAGCCTCGCGTTGCTACTGTGATCAAAGTGATCCCACGACCAGGCGAGCCAGTAACACTTGAACACCTACAAAAGCTGGTGCATCTATTGGAGTATCCAGAGCGCGATAACATCGTCGGGATCGCTTCGGTATCGATGAATGAGATCGTGGTTTTGAAGCCGGTGACGATTATCAATGATTCGTGGAGCCGCAAAGAAGAAGAGAAGCGAGTGGCAAAGCTGCTAAAACGTATCGACCAAGAGTGTGATTTTTCAATTCAAATGGCGATAGGTGACTACTTCCCTGAACTGGTCGGTATTGCTAAATCCTATGAAACCGCCAAAGCGACCATCGAAAGTAGCCACAGCCTAGATGGTCCTATTTTGTTTTATCAAGACCGCAAGTTATCGGTACTAATAAGCAGCATCAAACACGACCCATGGCGCGCCAATCAGCTAAAGACTCCGATTGAAAAACTGATTACTGCTGATAGCAAAGGCGTGCTTCTAAAGACGCTGCGCACTTTTTTTGAGCAAAACTGCGATCTAGCTCAAACTTGTGAATCCCTCCATATCCACCGTAACACTTTGCGATACCGACTCGACAAAATAGAGCAAACAACTAACTTAAACATCAACAACTTAGACGAAAAAGTACAACTCTACCTAGCGTTAAAATGTTTGTAA
- a CDS encoding ammonium transporter: MELATTVSELRYALDTFYFLISGALVMWMAAGFAMLEAGLVRSKNTTEILTKNFCLYAIACTCYLIVGYNIMYVDNGEGGWLPSFGALIGTQGEGADHSLESDFFFQVVFVATAMSVVSGAVAERMKLWSFLIFSVVLTAFIYPMEGYWTWGGGFLSEAGFSDFAGSGIVHMAGAAAALAGVLLLGARKGKYGKNGEIHPIPGSNMPLATLGTFILWLGWFGFNGGSQLMVSDFENATAVGQIFLNTNAAAAAGAIAAMLVCKTTWGKADLTMILNGALAGLVAITADPLSPSPVYSVAIGAVGGALVVFSIIGLDKLKIDDPVGAISVHGVCGFFGLMVVPLSNGDATFGAQLLGAAVIFGWVFAASLAVWAVLKATIGIRVSEEEELEGMDMHDCGVGAYPEFVSMK; the protein is encoded by the coding sequence ATGGAATTAGCAACGACTGTAAGCGAACTACGTTACGCGCTGGACACTTTTTACTTTCTTATTTCAGGCGCACTAGTAATGTGGATGGCGGCAGGTTTCGCCATGTTAGAAGCGGGTCTAGTCCGCTCAAAGAACACAACAGAAATCTTAACTAAAAACTTCTGTCTTTACGCGATTGCGTGTACTTGTTACCTCATCGTGGGTTACAACATCATGTATGTAGATAACGGCGAAGGCGGTTGGCTACCATCATTTGGTGCGCTAATTGGCACTCAAGGTGAAGGCGCAGACCACTCTCTAGAGTCGGACTTCTTCTTCCAAGTAGTATTCGTTGCAACAGCAATGTCAGTTGTATCAGGTGCAGTTGCTGAGCGTATGAAGCTTTGGTCTTTCCTAATCTTCTCTGTAGTGCTAACAGCGTTTATCTACCCAATGGAAGGTTACTGGACATGGGGCGGCGGTTTCCTATCAGAAGCAGGCTTCAGTGACTTCGCAGGCTCAGGTATTGTTCACATGGCAGGCGCAGCAGCCGCTCTAGCAGGTGTTCTACTACTGGGTGCTCGTAAAGGTAAATACGGTAAGAACGGTGAAATCCACCCAATCCCAGGTTCGAACATGCCACTAGCAACACTAGGTACGTTCATCCTATGGCTAGGTTGGTTCGGTTTCAACGGCGGTTCTCAGCTAATGGTTTCTGATTTCGAGAACGCAACAGCAGTTGGTCAAATCTTCCTAAACACCAACGCAGCAGCAGCGGCGGGTGCAATTGCAGCAATGCTTGTGTGTAAGACAACGTGGGGTAAAGCTGACCTAACAATGATTCTTAACGGTGCACTAGCTGGTCTGGTCGCAATCACAGCAGACCCACTGTCTCCATCACCAGTTTACTCGGTAGCAATCGGTGCAGTAGGTGGCGCGCTAGTCGTATTCAGCATCATTGGCCTAGACAAGCTTAAGATTGACGATCCAGTAGGTGCTATCTCAGTTCACGGTGTGTGTGGTTTCTTTGGCCTAATGGTTGTGCCACTAAGCAACGGTGACGCAACGTTCGGTGCACAGCTTCTAGGTGCGGCAGTTATCTTCGGTTGGGTATTCGCAGCAAGTCTAGCGGTATGGGCGGTACTGAAAGCAACAATCGGTATCCGCGTATCGGAAGAAGAAGAGCTAGAAGGTATGGACATGCACGACTGTGGTGTTGGTGCTTACCCAGAGTTCGTCAGCATGAAGTAA
- a CDS encoding ABC transporter permease: MKEKNVVWKTSSGVLTLLLVLPILAIFYTALGESSDLFAHLMSTVMPTYILNTIKLVVGVLLLSLIFGVPSAWLMAMCRLPTERVLQWALVLPLAMPGYIIGYIFTDWFDFAGPIQVWLRDVFAWQAGDYWFPDIRTVGGATVVLSLVLYPYVYLLCRAAFMEQNVSLLQSARLLKCSPLESFWRISLPLARPSIAVGLSLVAMETIGDFGTVSYFAVSTLTTAVYDTWLGYSNLSAAAKISAMMMVVIVLLLGAERYSRRKQKLFQSQYNSHEDFRYELRGWKKWAALTWCWGLVSAAFIFPLGQLVIYAYKYFAQSWTEEFQTYAINSLQVSIIAAIIGVIVALVVNFYRRLDPSRKGVVFMRASSLGYAVPGTVLAIGVMVTVLFMDHSVNDFAKAMDWQRPGLIFSGSMFALIFAMVVRFSAVAIGSIETSLSKISPSLDMASRTMGCKKNQMLVRVHLPLIKRGVLIAGLLVFIESMKELNAALLLRPFNFETLATYVYNFASDEHLELAAMPAVLLVLVGLLPLIIVNRSLEQNH, translated from the coding sequence ATGAAAGAAAAAAATGTTGTTTGGAAAACCAGTAGTGGAGTGTTAACTCTGCTACTGGTTTTGCCTATTTTAGCGATCTTCTATACCGCACTTGGTGAATCAAGTGATCTTTTCGCACACCTGATGTCGACGGTGATGCCCACCTATATCCTCAATACCATCAAACTGGTGGTTGGCGTTCTGCTGCTTTCTCTTATTTTTGGTGTACCAAGTGCTTGGCTGATGGCCATGTGTCGCTTGCCTACGGAGCGAGTATTGCAATGGGCGCTGGTGCTGCCTTTGGCGATGCCGGGCTATATTATTGGGTATATCTTTACCGACTGGTTTGACTTTGCTGGCCCTATTCAAGTGTGGCTGCGTGATGTGTTTGCTTGGCAAGCTGGCGACTACTGGTTCCCGGATATACGCACTGTGGGCGGTGCAACGGTTGTACTCTCGTTGGTGCTTTACCCCTACGTTTATTTGCTGTGTCGAGCCGCTTTTATGGAGCAAAACGTCTCTTTGCTGCAATCGGCAAGGCTGCTTAAGTGCTCGCCGTTAGAAAGCTTTTGGCGTATTTCACTGCCACTCGCGCGTCCCTCTATTGCGGTAGGCTTGTCGCTGGTGGCGATGGAAACCATTGGTGATTTTGGTACGGTCAGCTACTTTGCGGTCAGCACTTTGACCACGGCGGTTTACGATACTTGGCTTGGTTATTCGAACTTGAGTGCCGCAGCCAAAATTTCCGCCATGATGATGGTGGTGATTGTGCTTCTACTGGGCGCAGAGCGCTACAGTCGCCGTAAACAGAAACTGTTTCAAAGTCAGTACAACAGCCATGAAGATTTTCGTTACGAGTTACGTGGCTGGAAAAAGTGGGCGGCATTAACCTGGTGCTGGGGCTTGGTGTCGGCAGCGTTTATCTTCCCACTTGGACAACTCGTGATCTATGCCTACAAGTACTTTGCACAAAGTTGGACCGAAGAGTTTCAAACCTATGCCATCAACAGCTTGCAGGTCTCTATCATTGCCGCCATCATCGGCGTGATCGTCGCTTTGGTGGTTAACTTCTATCGCCGCTTAGATCCAAGTCGTAAGGGGGTTGTTTTCATGCGAGCCTCATCGCTGGGTTATGCCGTCCCCGGGACTGTATTGGCGATTGGTGTGATGGTGACCGTTCTGTTTATGGATCATTCGGTGAATGATTTCGCCAAAGCGATGGACTGGCAGCGTCCTGGCCTGATTTTCTCTGGCTCGATGTTTGCGCTGATTTTTGCCATGGTGGTGCGTTTTTCTGCGGTGGCGATTGGTAGTATCGAAACCAGTCTGAGTAAGATTTCTCCTTCGCTAGATATGGCCTCACGCACTATGGGCTGTAAAAAGAATCAGATGTTGGTTCGCGTGCATTTGCCATTGATCAAACGTGGCGTGTTGATTGCTGGGCTGTTGGTGTTTATTGAGTCGATGAAAGAGCTCAATGCTGCGCTGCTGCTACGTCCATTCAACTTTGAAACCTTGGCTACTTACGTTTATAACTTTGCCTCAGATGAGCATTTGGAGCTAGCTGCGATGCCAGCCGTCTTGCTGGTACTCGTTGGATTACTGCCGCTCATTATTGTTAACCGTTCATTGGAGCAAAATCACTGA